The sequence TGCGACATCCGCGAGGGCATCAGCGGCCCGGTCGCGGGCGCGGCTTCGATCACGAACACCTCGCCGTCCAAATCCACGATGTACAGGTTGCGCGACTGGTCCTCGCCGAAGGCGACGATGTTGTTCATCGCACCGGCGTCGGGCGCGAAGTCCGCATTGCGCAGCGTGAACTGCCCGCTCGGGATCGTCGTGCCCACCACCAGGCTGGTCACGGGCAGCGACCACAGGTTGCCGTTGATGAAGTCGCCGAAGATGTACTGGTCCTTCAGCGATTCCACGGGACCGCGATACACGATGCCGCCGATCACCGTGTTGCCCTCGCGCGGGCCGGCGCCGTGCAGGTACTCGGCCACGGGCGGCGTGAACGCGGGACTGTCGATGCCCTTGAACTGATGCGTGCCCTCGCGCTGCGACCAGCCGAAGTTGTCGTTGCCCATCGCGACATCGATTTCTTCGACCGTGTCTTCGCCCACGTCGCCCAGGATCAGGATCGGCGAACCGGTCGGCGGGACGTAGAAGCTCGCGCGGAACGGATTGCGCAGCCCGTAGGACCAGATTTCCGGCGCGCCGCCGCCGTGCGCGAACGGGTTGTCGACCGGGATGCCGTAGTTGCGCGTGAGGTCGCTCGCGAAGTCGTCGCGCGAAACATCCACGCGCAGGATCTTGCCGAGCAGATTGTTGACGTTCTGCCCGTTGTTGTCGGGATCGCCGGCGCCACCGCCGTCGCCGATCGCGATGTAGAGGAAGTTGTCGGGGCCGAAGCCGATCCAGCCGCCGTTGTGGACGAGCAACGGGTGCGGCTGTTGCAGGATGAGTTGCATCGTCGACGGATCGGCGATGTCGGGGTTGGCGGCATCGCGGGTGTAGCGACGCACCTCGATCGTGCCGACCGGATCGGTCACGAACACGTAGAACTGGCCACTCGTTGCATAATCCGGCGCGGTCGCGAAGCCGAGCAGGCCGCGCTCGCCGCTCGTGGACAGCGTGCCGCGCAAGTCGAGGAAGGGCACGGCTGCGACGGTCCCGTTGGACGGCGTGAGGATTCGGATGCGTCCGGCCAGCTCGCCGACGAACACGCGCCCGGTGCCATCGGGCACCGGCGCGACGAACACTGGCGACGACAATCCGAACGCAACGCGACGCACCTGGAAGCGCGCACTCGGTTGGTCGGTGACGGTCACTGCGAGCGCGAGCGTCGTGGTCGAGATGCCGTCGTTCGCACCGAGCACGAGGTTGTAGACGTTGTCGTTGCCCGCATCCAGCGGCACTTCGAAATCCGGCGGCGCGTTGAACGAGAGTGCGCCCGCGGTGGTCATGTTGAACAAGGCCGCGTCCGGGCCGCCGGCGATGGTGAAGGCGATGGTGTCGCCGTTCGCATCGGTGGCGGTCGCGTTGTAGAACACGCCCGTGGTGTCTTCGACCACCGAGACGTTCGCTGGCGAGGTGAACACCGGTGGCGAGTTGCCGACGGTGATGCTGCCGCTGGTCATGCCGCTGCCGCAGCCGGCGAGGGCCAGCGCGCAGCCGGCGATGAATCCGTTCAGTGCATGGCGCAACGGCGACATCGTCCGTTCTCCGGCGCGGACAGCGCGCTCGATGATGCGCGCGGCGCCGGAAGCGGCCGGTGAAGCGCCCGACCGTTCGTCAGAAACCGTAGCGCAGGAATCCGCCGTCCACGGCGATGCATTCGCCCGTCACGTAGGACGAGGCCGGCAGGCACAGGAAAGCCACCGCGGCCGCCACCTCTTCCGGTTCACCGATGCGGCCCACCGGCGTGCGCAGCAAGACCTCGTCCAGGTAATCCGGATCGGCGAGCTTGTCGTGCGTGCGCCGCGTGCGGATGTACCAGGGCGCCACCGCGTTGACGCGGATGCCGTCCTCGGCCCATTCCACAGCGAGGTTGCGCGTCATCTGGTGCATCGCGGCCTTGCTCATGCCGTAGGGCGCGCCGCTGCGCACGTGCGTGATGCCCGAGACGCTGCCGACGTTGACGATGCTCGAAGAGGCGTGCTTCGTCAGCAGCGGATAGGCATAGCGCGACAGTTCGAACGCGGAGAACAGGTTGATCTCGAAGATCTTCCGCCATTCGTCTTCACTGTATTCCACCGCGGCGCGCGTGAGGTTCCCGCCCGCGTTGTTGACCAGGATGTGCAGGCCTTCGCCGAAGTCCTCGACCCAGTCGAGCAGTTCGCGACGCTGGTCGTCCTCGGCCACGTCGGCGACGAAGACCTGCACGTCGCGCTCGGGAAAATCCTCGGCAAGTTCGGCGCGCGCCGAT comes from Lysobacter sp. KIS68-7 and encodes:
- a CDS encoding PQQ-dependent sugar dehydrogenase; this encodes MSPLRHALNGFIAGCALALAGCGSGMTSGSITVGNSPPVFTSPANVSVVEDTTGVFYNATATDANGDTIAFTIAGGPDAALFNMTTAGALSFNAPPDFEVPLDAGNDNVYNLVLGANDGISTTTLALAVTVTDQPSARFQVRRVAFGLSSPVFVAPVPDGTGRVFVGELAGRIRILTPSNGTVAAVPFLDLRGTLSTSGERGLLGFATAPDYATSGQFYVFVTDPVGTIEVRRYTRDAANPDIADPSTMQLILQQPHPLLVHNGGWIGFGPDNFLYIAIGDGGGAGDPDNNGQNVNNLLGKILRVDVSRDDFASDLTRNYGIPVDNPFAHGGGAPEIWSYGLRNPFRASFYVPPTGSPILILGDVGEDTVEEIDVAMGNDNFGWSQREGTHQFKGIDSPAFTPPVAEYLHGAGPREGNTVIGGIVYRGPVESLKDQYIFGDFINGNLWSLPVTSLVVGTTIPSGQFTLRNADFAPDAGAMNNIVAFGEDQSRNLYIVDLDGEVFVIEAAPATGPLMPSRMSQLSARRLQGKKPLRHWCAEAWDGHTVRWNEGQMLLAGQGFTCVRKYFDAQALQRVEK
- a CDS encoding SDR family oxidoreductase, coding for MDPKRWRLDGQLALVTGGSAGIGRAIARELLGFGADVLLAARDAAGLESARAELAEDFPERDVQVFVADVAEDDQRRELLDWVEDFGEGLHILVNNAGGNLTRAAVEYSEDEWRKIFEINLFSAFELSRYAYPLLTKHASSSIVNVGSVSGITHVRSGAPYGMSKAAMHQMTRNLAVEWAEDGIRVNAVAPWYIRTRRTHDKLADPDYLDEVLLRTPVGRIGEPEEVAAAVAFLCLPASSYVTGECIAVDGGFLRYGF